In one window of Thalassophryne amazonica chromosome 9, fThaAma1.1, whole genome shotgun sequence DNA:
- the pfdn1 gene encoding prefoldin subunit 1 isoform X1, translating into MAAVDVELKKAFTELQVKMIDTQQKVKLADLQIDQLARVQKLAKLTHAEITKLPDNTRMYEGVGRMFILQSKEEIDNQMMDKQRTADEKIKELEQKKLYLERSVKDAEDNIREMLLSRRTQ; encoded by the exons GCATTCACGGAGCTTCAGGTGAAGATGATTGACACGCAGCAGAAGGTGAAGCTGGCTGACCTGCAGATCGACCAGCTGGCTCGTGTCCAGAAACTCGCCAAGCTGACGCATGCAGAGATAACCAAGCTGCCAGACAACACGCGCATGTATGAGGGCGTCGGACGCAT GTTCATCCTGCAGTCCAAAGAGGAAATTGACAACCAGATGATGGACAAACAGAGGACAGCAGATGAGAAGATCAAAGAGCTTGAG CAGAAGAAGTTGTACCTCGAACGCAGCGTGAAAGATGCTGAAGACAACATCCGAGAGATGCTGCTCAGCCGGAGGACACAGTGA
- the pfdn1 gene encoding prefoldin subunit 1 isoform X2 → MAAVDVELKKAFTELQVKMIDTQQKVKLADLQIDQLARVQKLAKLTHAEITKLPDNTRMYEGVGRMFILQSKEEIDNQMMDKQRTADEKIKELEKKLYLERSVKDAEDNIREMLLSRRTQ, encoded by the exons GCATTCACGGAGCTTCAGGTGAAGATGATTGACACGCAGCAGAAGGTGAAGCTGGCTGACCTGCAGATCGACCAGCTGGCTCGTGTCCAGAAACTCGCCAAGCTGACGCATGCAGAGATAACCAAGCTGCCAGACAACACGCGCATGTATGAGGGCGTCGGACGCAT GTTCATCCTGCAGTCCAAAGAGGAAATTGACAACCAGATGATGGACAAACAGAGGACAGCAGATGAGAAGATCAAAGAGCTTGAG AAGAAGTTGTACCTCGAACGCAGCGTGAAAGATGCTGAAGACAACATCCGAGAGATGCTGCTCAGCCGGAGGACACAGTGA